From Lysinibacillus sp. SGAir0095, the proteins below share one genomic window:
- a CDS encoding YugN family protein yields the protein MYFDNKTLENITAEQELLVSVMGKNGLECHGAWDFDRMTFDKRFDLKEGRYYLRVFCQAISGDVGNNSAILKIAKPALGKYYYPHGVEYGEDEVFPKHLVTECEQILANIKKEFAAFSIEA from the coding sequence ATGTATTTCGATAACAAGACACTTGAAAATATTACTGCTGAACAGGAACTTCTTGTAAGCGTTATGGGAAAAAACGGTCTAGAATGCCACGGTGCTTGGGATTTTGATCGTATGACTTTCGATAAACGTTTTGATTTAAAAGAAGGCCGTTATTACTTACGAGTATTCTGCCAAGCTATTTCAGGAGACGTTGGTAATAACTCAGCTATTCTAAAAATCGCAAAACCTGCACTTGGTAAATACTACTATCCACATGGTGTAGAATACGGTGAAGATGAAGTATTCCCAAAACATCTAGTGACAGAATGCGAACAAATTTTAGCAAATATTAAAAAAGAATTTGCTGCTTTTAGTATTGAAGCATAA
- the ctaG gene encoding cytochrome c oxidase assembly factor CtaG → MPLSIFGFQALWSPYLIGVILFLTVVYFLVTVVWRKDFKVSEPLKKGEATYFILAMILLYVIKGSPIDLMSHIMFTYHMVQMAFLLLLVPMLIIKGIPWWVWKVVIELPVVRSIFKIFTQPVVSAFVFAMMFSLYHMPGIFDAIKLDETFHGIFTFFLFLSAFFMNWPLVSNIPGQKQMKPLYKIAYIIANAVLITPACALIIFNPNPMYSTYTDGQAWLKAMELCVPAATLSSLSLSGPELFNNMKPLEDQQLGGVLMKIIQEIIFGVVLATVFRRWWVQEKKDDKAITENALRDFQAKKQSHQH, encoded by the coding sequence ATGCCATTAAGTATATTTGGTTTTCAAGCACTGTGGAGTCCTTATTTAATAGGAGTTATACTATTTTTAACTGTTGTATATTTTTTAGTAACAGTTGTTTGGAGAAAAGATTTTAAAGTTAGTGAACCTTTAAAAAAAGGGGAAGCAACTTATTTTATATTAGCTATGATTTTACTTTATGTGATTAAAGGATCTCCGATTGATTTAATGTCTCATATTATGTTTACATATCATATGGTGCAAATGGCTTTTCTTCTATTACTAGTACCGATGCTTATTATAAAAGGAATTCCTTGGTGGGTATGGAAAGTAGTTATAGAATTACCTGTCGTACGTAGTATTTTTAAGATATTTACACAACCAGTTGTGTCGGCTTTTGTTTTTGCCATGATGTTTTCGCTATATCATATGCCGGGCATATTTGATGCCATTAAATTAGATGAAACATTCCATGGAATTTTTACATTTTTTTTATTCCTATCTGCCTTCTTTATGAATTGGCCGTTAGTTAGTAATATTCCGGGTCAAAAGCAAATGAAACCTCTATATAAAATCGCCTATATTATTGCCAACGCGGTATTAATAACACCTGCCTGTGCTTTAATTATTTTTAATCCAAATCCAATGTATTCAACATACACAGATGGACAAGCTTGGTTAAAAGCAATGGAGCTTTGCGTACCGGCAGCGACACTTTCGAGCCTTTCATTATCTGGGCCAGAACTCTTCAATAATATGAAACCCCTTGAAGATCAGCAATTAGGTGGCGTTTTAATGAAAATTATTCAAGAGATTATTTTTGGTGTTGTATTAGCCACTGTATTTAGAAGATGGTGGGTACAAGAAAAGAAAGACGATAAAGCCATTACAGAAAATGCTTTAAGAGACTTTCAAGCAAAAAAACAAAGTCATCAACACTAA
- a CDS encoding CAP domain-containing protein: MKTLFRILIVLSFLAIIFFYSSSSDNYEPLEGPNTTSQIIPKTNSEQEISQDSLPRPETGLSTLIGKSSDELIKLYQEPARYDKSAYGYEWWIYNQEPDQFMMFAVADGAVIQVYTNSIELDISPYKIGQSLEDIYSMTIIESEVNATIENDIYTFTMSEDDMNTRILTKFDNIFAQLYIDSETGMLSGIRFTDSKSLVIHRPYEMSFVGKLLSPPSPTSYLIEESNKANATIIYDLLNVFRVNNNLPIISEDEALTLVAMEHSEEMYSQSYLSHESPTKGSLEERLESEGILYKNAEENIATSYIDSIEAVHGWLNSSTHRKYMLDESYTRVGSGTFMNYYTQIFIEEEKDEIEE, encoded by the coding sequence ATGAAAACTCTTTTTCGAATATTGATTGTCCTTTCTTTTCTTGCAATTATCTTTTTTTACTCTTCAAGCTCAGATAATTATGAACCTTTAGAAGGGCCGAATACTACATCGCAAATCATTCCAAAAACAAATAGTGAACAAGAAATTTCTCAAGATTCATTACCCCGTCCAGAAACTGGATTATCAACTTTGATTGGTAAAAGCAGTGATGAACTGATAAAGCTTTATCAAGAACCAGCCCGCTATGATAAATCTGCCTACGGTTATGAATGGTGGATTTATAATCAGGAGCCAGATCAATTTATGATGTTTGCCGTTGCTGATGGTGCGGTAATACAGGTCTATACCAATTCAATAGAGTTGGATATTAGTCCTTATAAAATTGGGCAATCACTTGAAGACATCTATAGTATGACGATTATCGAATCAGAAGTTAATGCAACGATAGAGAACGATATTTATACCTTTACAATGAGTGAAGATGATATGAATACAAGAATTCTAACAAAATTCGATAATATCTTTGCACAGCTCTACATTGATAGTGAAACTGGCATGTTAAGCGGTATTCGATTTACGGATAGCAAATCATTAGTTATTCATCGTCCATATGAGATGTCCTTTGTTGGGAAATTATTATCCCCTCCAAGCCCTACTTCCTATTTAATAGAAGAAAGCAATAAGGCAAATGCAACCATAATTTATGACTTATTAAATGTATTCCGAGTAAACAATAATTTACCTATTATTTCTGAGGATGAGGCGTTAACTTTGGTTGCTATGGAGCATAGTGAAGAAATGTACTCTCAAAGTTACTTGTCCCATGAATCGCCTACGAAGGGTTCATTAGAAGAAAGGTTAGAATCTGAAGGAATCCTTTATAAAAATGCAGAAGAGAATATTGCTACTTCTTACATTGATTCAATTGAAGCTGTACATGGTTGGTTAAACTCTAGTACACATCGAAAGTATATGCTAGATGAATCGTATACTCGAGTGGGCTCAGGGACATTTATGAATTATTATACGCAAATCTTCATTGAAGAAGAAAAAGATGAAATCGAAGAATAG
- a CDS encoding cytochrome (ubi)quinol oxidase subunit III codes for MEETKFTPQTWPDKPEQATMEGKNKFVGIWIFICSDITLFASVFATYLSLKDKGPAGMEFSAASLFELPLAFVMTMLLLTSSLTSVYAMYHLKNHNFKGVQIWMSITVLLGLGFLALEIYEFYHYVHIGFGYTQSAFSSAFFTLVGTHGLHVVIGLVWIVCLIVRNARRGLSLYNAPKYYAASIFWHFIDVVWVFIFTVVYLMGVLG; via the coding sequence ATGGAAGAAACTAAATTTACCCCTCAAACTTGGCCTGATAAACCAGAACAAGCAACAATGGAAGGGAAAAATAAATTCGTAGGAATTTGGATTTTCATTTGTAGTGATATCACACTATTTGCCAGTGTTTTTGCTACTTACCTTTCTTTAAAAGATAAAGGGCCAGCAGGTATGGAATTTTCTGCTGCTTCATTATTTGAATTACCATTAGCATTCGTAATGACGATGTTGCTTTTAACATCATCATTAACTTCTGTTTATGCAATGTATCATTTGAAAAACCATAATTTCAAAGGCGTTCAAATTTGGATGAGTATTACTGTATTATTAGGTCTTGGATTCCTTGCCCTTGAGATTTATGAGTTCTATCACTATGTACACATTGGTTTTGGTTATACACAATCAGCGTTCTCTTCTGCTTTCTTTACATTAGTAGGGACGCACGGATTGCACGTAGTAATTGGTTTAGTATGGATTGTATGTTTAATCGTACGTAATGCAAGACGTGGATTGAGCCTTTACAATGCTCCAAAATACTATGCCGCTTCTATCTTCTGGCACTTTATCGACGTAGTTTGGGTATTCATCTTTACTGTAGTTTACTTGATGGGGGTGTTAGGATAA
- a CDS encoding DUF420 domain-containing protein — protein sequence MGVPILPTISTTFIVISAVLVAIGWGLIYKRKIEAHKKVMLAAGVSALIFFIIYASRTIFVGNTSFGGPDEIKVYYTFFLIFHIILATVGAVFGVVSILTGLKTKLSIHRKIGPITSIIWFFVAITGVAVYLLLYVIYHGGETTSLIKAILGF from the coding sequence ATGGGTGTACCTATTCTACCTACAATTAGTACTACATTTATTGTAATTAGTGCTGTGTTAGTTGCAATTGGATGGGGTCTAATTTATAAGAGAAAAATTGAAGCGCACAAAAAGGTAATGTTAGCTGCTGGAGTTTCAGCCTTAATCTTCTTTATCATTTATGCTTCTCGAACTATTTTTGTTGGAAATACATCATTTGGTGGTCCAGATGAAATAAAAGTGTATTATACATTCTTTTTAATTTTCCACATAATTTTAGCTACAGTTGGTGCTGTATTTGGTGTTGTTAGTATTCTGACAGGCTTAAAAACTAAACTAAGCATTCACCGAAAAATCGGTCCAATCACTAGTATTATTTGGTTTTTTGTAGCTATTACCGGTGTTGCGGTTTATTTGCTGCTGTATGTGATTTATCATGGTGGAGAAACAACTTCACTCATCAAAGCAATACTCGGGTTCTAA
- a CDS encoding cytochrome C oxidase subunit IV family protein — translation MGHDTQVQAKSKKQYEYDRHHNAVHMRKQVVNFAIMIFLTFLAFAVVVADFSPYFIKPVILLLAGVQVVLQLYSFMHMDDKKASHIGVISTFVWFGAVIAFTMFLTFLTIIWW, via the coding sequence ATGGGACACGATACACAAGTTCAAGCGAAATCTAAAAAACAGTATGAGTATGATCGTCATCATAATGCTGTTCACATGCGTAAGCAAGTAGTTAATTTTGCGATTATGATTTTCTTAACATTCTTAGCATTTGCTGTAGTAGTAGCAGACTTTTCACCTTATTTCATTAAGCCTGTAATTCTGTTATTAGCGGGTGTTCAAGTTGTTTTACAATTATATTCATTCATGCATATGGATGATAAAAAAGCTAGCCACATAGGTGTTATTTCAACATTTGTATGGTTTGGAGCTGTAATCGCATTTACGATGTTCTTAACTTTCTTAACAATTATTTGGTGGTAA